One Nicotiana tomentosiformis chromosome 4, ASM39032v3, whole genome shotgun sequence genomic window carries:
- the LOC138910386 gene encoding uncharacterized protein, producing the protein MQEKLASHDSAIKGIETQLGQLSMALNNRPQGTLPADTNINPKEQNPNQLMAVSLRNRRDLDREQEVAQYRRDAVLITPVTLETDESTELTEVVIEHAQVDKGKEKEFEQLTEQVVEKAPNKEKTPSSGQKLTPAPFPQRLAKQKKDDQYRKFMEKLKQIQLNIPLMDALREMPGYAKMMKDLMSRKSDFQDLSTVTLTQTCSMVVTRPMAQKLSDPGSFTIPCTIGSYAFAKVLCDLGASINLMPLAIYITLGIGRAIPTSMLLQLADRTVKRPTRILDDVLVQVGKFLFPADFVILDFQVDEEIPIILGRPFLATRRALIDCETGELKMRFNNEKIILNVQQSMRRPSRFANFSLVEAVDVILQEEDETLNVRDLLEAFLMNLEDVDGVSWQSGSLLSKVKGSGNGNPSSSHYTLQVEQLLQVLQECKTAISWTMADIKGISPTFCMHKILLEEGHKPSREHQRRLNPNMKEVVKKEVIKWLYAGIIFPIFDSNWASPVQCVPKKGGMIVVQNENNELISIRTVTGWRIFMDYRKLHTATQKDHFPLPFIDQMLDRLSGRSHFYFLDGYSGYNQISIALEHREKTSFTCMYGIFAFRRMQCTGYISEVGGGFIRRLSSQFKESAKKVCGDKFSAELGEVPFYGIRRLAFEELEKRLERTDNQVADHLSRLEGAEKKVEVEDITETFPDEQLLAVAMEEIP; encoded by the exons ATGCAAGAAAAGTTGGCCTCACATGATTCGGCTATTAAAGGCATTGAAACTCAATTAGGCCAGTTATCTATGGCCTTGAACAATCGCCCACAAGGAACGTTGCCTGCAGACACAAACATCAATCCAAAGGAGCAGAACCCAAATCAACTAATGGCAGTGAGTCTCAGGAATAGAAGGGATTTAGATAGAGAGCAAGAAGTTGCTCAATATAGGAGAGACGCAGTGCTAATTACTCCAGTGACATTAGAGACCGACGAGTCAACAGAGCTCACAGAAGTTGTAATTGAACATGCACAAGTGGACAAAGGCAAGGAGAAGGAATTTGAACAACTCACAGAACAGGTGGTGGAAAAGGCTCCTAATAAAGAAAAGACACCAAGCAGTGGGCAGAAGCTAACTCCTGCACCATTCCCTCAAAGGTTGGCaaagcaaaagaaagatgatcaatatAGGAAATTCATGGAAAAGCTTAAacaaattcaattgaatattccgctGATGGACGCTTTGAGGGAAATGCCaggttatgcaaaaatgatgaaggatctGATGTCTCGAAAATCTGACTTCCAGGACCTGTCTACTGTAACTCTAACTCAAACTTGCAGCATGGTAGTGACAAGACCTATGGCTCAAAAATTGTCTGATCCCGGTAGTTTCACTATCCCATGCACAATTGGaagttatgcttttgctaaagtaTTGTGCGACTTAGGAGccagtatcaacttgatgcctttGGCAATCTACATAACATTAGGCATTGGTAGAGCTATACCGACCTCAATGTTGTTGCAACTAGCTGATCGCACAGTCAAAAGGCCGACAAGAATTCTGGATGATGTGCTCGTCCAAGTGGGGAAGTTTTTATTTCCAGCTGATTTCGTTATTCTTGATTTTCAAGTTGACGAAGAAATACCAATAATTTTGGGGAGGCCGTTCTTAGCTACTAGGAGAGCATTGATCGACTGTGAGACTGGAGAGTTAAAAATGAGGTTTAATAATGAGAAAATAATATTGAATGTTCAACAATCTATGAGGAGGCCCAGCAGATTTGCAAATTTTTCACTAGTGGAGGCGGTGGATGTAATACTACAAGAGGAGGATGAGACCCTTAATGTCAGAGATCTATTAGAAGCTTtcttgatgaatttggaagatGTGGATGGTGTAAGTTGGCAGAGTGGGTCATTGCTCTCGAAGGTCAAGGGTTCTGGAAACGGGAACCCCAGTTCTAGCCATTACA CTTTGCAGGTAGAACAACTCCTTCAGGTGTTACAGGAATGTAAGACTGCTATTAGTTGGACCATGGCAGATATAAAAGGTATCAGCCCGACCTTTTGTATGCACAAGATTCTCTTGGAAGAGGGGCACAAACcatccagagaacatcaaagaaggctgaacccgaacatgaaagaagtggtgaagaaagaagtgatcaagtggttatatgcgggtatcatcttccccatcttTGACAGTAACTGGGCCagcccagttcagtgtgtgccaaagaagggtggaatgaTAGTCGTGCaaaatgagaataatgagttgatctcGATTCGTACAGTCACGGGTTGGCGAATTTTcatggattatagaaaactgCACACAGCCACCCAGAAAGACCATTTCCCCTtgccattcattgaccaaatgttggataggttgtCTGGGCGGTCTCACTTCTACTTTTTGGATGGATATTCGGGATACAATCAGATCTCAATAGCCCTTGAACATAGAGAGAAAACATCCTTTACTTGTATGTATGGCATatttgcctttcggagaatgcaATGCACCGGCTACATATCAGAGGt tggtggggGATTCATTCGAAGACTGTCTTCACAATTTAAGGAGAGTGCTAAAAAggtgtgtggagacaaatttagTGCTGAACTGGgggaagtgccattttatggtataagaag gttagcatttgaggagctggAGAAGAGACTG GAAAGGACAGataaccaagtggcagaccatcTTTCAAGGTTGGAGGGAGCTGAAAAGAAAGTAGAGGTTGAAGATATAACTGagacattcccggatgaacaatTACTAGCAGTGGCAATGGAGGAGATTCCATGA